TTTTTTTTATCACGCCTTCACGAAGTTGGGTGGTCATCCTTTGAACATCAGTGCGGTCCAGGTCCAGTTCTTTGGCAATTTGCTTGTTGGACAAGTTCAACCCCATGAAATACAGACACAATATCCATACCTTGAGGGGTTGGTGATGTCCAGCGAAGATGGTGCCTGTAAGGTCATCAAACCGTTTGCCGCAATTTTTACATTCATAACGTTGTCTGGCAGGTTCTTTTTCATCAAAACCCCTTTTGATTATTCGTTTGGAATCACAATACGGACATTGACGTCCTTCCGGCCAGCGCAACTCCCGAACAGTGTTGTAACATTGCGTATCATCAATCAGAGTCTTTATGTTTACTTGCATCCGTTGGGCCCCTATGGTGAATTGGGTCAAAAAGTTCACCATCTAACATTTCAAGCCCCTGATACGCAACATGAGCCAAAACTT
The DNA window shown above is from uncultured Desulfobacter sp. and carries:
- a CDS encoding transposase — its product is MQVNIKTLIDDTQCYNTVRELRWPEGRQCPYCDSKRIIKRGFDEKEPARQRYECKNCGKRFDDLTGTIFAGHHQPLKVWILCLYFMGLNLSNKQIAKELDLDRTDVQRMTTQLREGVIKKSLK